From the Blastocatellia bacterium genome, the window GGGCTTCATGCTCGCCGCCGTTTTCATCAAGCTGATCCCGGAAAGCATAGAGCAGTGGCCTGCCAGCGAGCGCGTCTTTCCCATGCTTTGGGTGCTGGTCGGCTATATGCTGATTCAGTTTGTCGAGCATACGGTCGCGCCGCACTTTCACTTCGGCGAAGAGACGCACGAAGAGGCGATGCTGCGGCACCACGCGGCAATGGCCGGCCTGGGGGCGCTGCTGGTGCACACTTTCTTTGACGGCGTGTCAATTGCCGTCGCCTCGCTGGTGAACCCCAAGCTTGGCGTTTTGGTCTTCGTCGCTATTTTGCTGCACAAGCTGCCGGAAGGCTTCACGGTCGCCTCAATGATGTTGGCTGCGGGGCGCAGCCGGCGAGCGGCGCGGCTGGCGGCGCTGGCGGTCGGATTGGCGACCTTCGTCGGCGTGGCGCTGGTGCTCGTATTCCGCAACGCCGCCATCGCCTCGCTGCCGCTATCGGCGCACGTCCTGCCGCTGTCTGCGGGCGTGACGCTCTATGTCGCCGCCTCGGACCTGATCCCCGAAGTCAACACGCGCGCCGGCGGCCTGCGCACGTCGCTGCTGGTCTTTGCCGGCGTCGCGCTGCTCTACGTCATCGAGCTGCTGCTCGAAGCGCTGCATCTCGGTCACTGAGCCGATGGTCGGGCGACTGGCGGCGCTCCAACTAGGGCTATCTTCATTCGTTTTCCCCGGCGCGTCAGCTATCATTAAAGCGTATGAGCGAAATCGTCAGAGGGAGCCTGCCGCAGTCGTCAAGCTGCGCCGAACCGTTCATCAT encodes:
- a CDS encoding ZIP family metal transporter, producing the protein MDKTALFIAAYGLAAATANFLGGFLVSSRRLGQVALRYLIALGAGFMLAAVFIKLIPESIEQWPASERVFPMLWVLVGYMLIQFVEHTVAPHFHFGEETHEEAMLRHHAAMAGLGALLVHTFFDGVSIAVASLVNPKLGVLVFVAILLHKLPEGFTVASMMLAAGRSRRAARLAALAVGLATFVGVALVLVFRNAAIASLPLSAHVLPLSAGVTLYVAASDLIPEVNTRAGGLRTSLLVFAGVALLYVIELLLEALHLGH